From a region of the Asterias amurensis chromosome 2, ASM3211899v1 genome:
- the LOC139933981 gene encoding uncharacterized protein, which produces MATAQPGAESGYRWETITNLLNKRVFLSAIAVDGQLYIVGGSDSQGKGTDDFHCFNPKNKKWSRLCNIPTGRAGTSLVAVGTTIFAIGGVGVDAFPTDAVESFDVSNKKGQWNKDIKPLADRIQGLSAVVHNGKILVAGGMKPDSTPCERCAVLDAEKNIWLSLPDLPTPRYAAGTFLKGDKLYLVGGRIAKIVCPAVEVLDIVERKWTSLQPIPTKRVFPCAVATDRHIYCIGGLKENPKDGFFKVVEEYDIEKDEWTEIEPMQYERGDFNAAVIGGKLVVLGGMGHSKEPHRIGEVLDPETKTWTSLPPSPTSRSSSTSAVLDGKLYIMGGMTPNGLTLAADVLSVKDQGASQTQNTKRNAGKKR; this is translated from the exons ATGGCAACGGCCCAACCTGGAGCTGAGTCTGGCTACAGATGGGAGACCATCACAAACCTCCTGAATAAACGTGTCTTCCTGTCCGCCATAGCAGTCGACGGTCAACTCTACATCGTTGGAGGGTCAGATTCACAAGGCAAAGGAACGGACGACTTCCACTGTTTCAACCCAAAGAACAAGAAATGGTCTCGTCTATGTAACATCCCCACGGGGAGGGCGGGGACCAGCCTGGTTGCCGTGGGGACAACGATATTTGCAATCGGCGGCGTTGGGGTGGATGCTTTTCCCACAGATGCTGTGGAATCATTCGATGTGAGCAATAAGAAAGGACAGTGGAATAAAGACATTAAACCTCTAGCTGATCGGATACAGGGTCTCTCTGCAGTCGTGCACA ATGGCAAGATCTTGGTAGCGGGAGGTATGAAGCCAGACTCCACGCCTTGTGAGAGGTGTGCTGTTCTTGACGCAGAGAAAAACATCTGGCTGAGTTTACCTGATCTACCCACACCAAGATATGCAGCAGGAACATTCCTTAAGGGCGACAAGTTGTACCTAGTAG GAGGGAGAATCGCCAAAATAGTCTGTCCAGCAGTGGAGGTATTGGACATCGTTGAGAGGAAGTGGACGTCACTTCAACCCATCCCAACCAAGCGGGTCTTTCCATGTGCAGTGGCAACTGATAGACATATCTACTGCATTGGAGGACTGAAAGAGAACCCCAAGGATGGCTTCTTCAAAGTCGTGGAGGAATATGACATTGAGAAAG ATGAATGGACTGAAATTGAGCCAATGCAGTATGAACGAGGTGACTTCAATGCAGCTGTTATTGGTGGCAAGCTGGTCGTACTAGGCGGCATGG GACACTCAAAGGAACCTCATCGGATCGGAGAGGTTTTAGACCCAGAGACCAAGACCTGGACCTCTCTTCCCCCGAGCCCAACCTCAAGAAGCTCCTCAACAAGTGCCGTGCTGGACGGGAAGCTCTACATCATGGGTGGTATGACCCCGAACGGTCTGACGTTAGCGGCAGACGTCCTTAGTGTGAAAGACCAGGGGGCAAGTCAGACGCAGAACACTAAGAGAAACGCTGGCAAGAAGCGCTGA
- the LOC139954498 gene encoding cilia- and flagella-associated protein 20-like — MSSSETNMFKDSFQGGFLSILYGIGSKPLQIWSKEVKNGHVERVTDNDIQSYVIEIVGTNVCTTYITCPSDPKKTLGIKLPFLVMIIKNLKKYFTFEVQVLDDNNVKRRFRASNYQSMTRVKPFVCTMPMRLDKGWNQIQFNLSDFTKRAYGTNYKETLRVQIHANCRTRRVYFTDRLYSEDELPKEFKLYLPACKGTPK; from the exons ATGTCCAGCTCGGAAACCAACATGTTTAAAGACTCGTTTCAAGGTGGTTTTTTGTCAATACTGTACGGAATCGGAAGTAAACCTCTGCAGATCTGGAGCAAGGAG GTCAAGAACGGCCACGTGGAAAGAGTGACAGACAACGACATTCAGTCATACGTCATTGAAATCGTGGGCACAAACGTCTGCACAACGTACATCACATGCCCGAGTGACCCCAAGAAGACCCTAGGTATCAAACTGCCATTTTTGGTGATGATCATCAAAAATCTCAAGAAATATTTCACATTCGAGGTGCAAGTGCTGGATGATAACAACGTGAAGAGACGATTCCGGGCCAGCAATTACCAGAGTATGACTAGGGTTAAACCATTCGTCTGTACCATGCCTATGAGGTTGGATAAAGGATGGAACCAGATTCAG TTTAACTTATCAGACTTTACCAAGCGGGCATACGGCACGAACTACAAAGAGACCCTTAGAGTACAG ATCCATGCCAACTGTCGAACTCGCCGTGTGTATTTCACAGACCGGCTGTATTCTGAGGACGAACTGCCCAAAGAGTTCAAGCTCTATCTACCTGCCTGCAAAGGCACTCCAAAATAA
- the LOC139933814 gene encoding EKC/KEOPS complex subunit Tprkb-like — translation MVTSEHAVKFELELFPGSSVYIALFKDVKNSEELKKNIMAGEIDAVLLSPKMIVDPFQLMVAANKALHIKKNGLKMSTRNVNTEVLFNLSPTRNISASFKRFGLSKEDSGLVVVTLEDDAGEKVNAVERLVQGDIVPLDELSNFNDYSLIKQVYKVDEEELGVCSLLDAVVSRMATKDAL, via the exons atggtGACTTCTGAGCATGCAGTGAAGTTTGAACTGGAGCTTTTCCCCGGAAGTTCTGTGTATATTGCTCTTTTCAAAGATGTGAAAAATAGTGAGGAACTGAAGAAAAACATCATGGCTGGAGAAATTGATGCAGTTCTGTTGTCTCCAAAAATG ATTGTAGATCCTTTCCAGCTGATGGTGGCAGCAAATAAAGCTCTACACATCAAGAAAAATGGACTCAAAATGAGCACCAGGAATGTCAACACGGAGGTTCTCTTCAACTTGTCTCCTACAAGAAAT ATCAGTGCATCTTTCAAGAGGTTCGGCCTTTCTAAGGAGGATTCAGGTCTTGTTGTTGTCACTCTTGAGGATGACGCAGGGGAGAAGGTAAATGCTGTGGAGAGACTGGTTCAAGGTGATATTGTACCCCTGGATGAACTCAGTAACTTCAATGACTACAGTCTCATTAAGCAG GTTTACAAGGTGGATGAAGAGGAGCTAGGTGTGTGTTCTCTCCTCGATGCGGTTGTTAGCAGAATGGCAACCAAGGACGCATTATGA
- the LOC139933813 gene encoding dol-P-Glc:Glc(2)Man(9)GlcNAc(2)-PP-Dol alpha-1,2-glucosyltransferase-like, with the protein MAAPMNVVLAVVLSMFLAFTSVLFYHVNKVQPQPYMDEIFHVPQAKKYCNGSFNEWDPMITTLPGLYLASVGLLRPITELMLVDMSEVCTTTVLRSTNVLFAVGNLYMLYALIVRLHKHDKASQTYKPLLTAASLAHLPVLYFFSFLYYTDPGSTFFILIMYLFSLHGNHLMAGIMGVLCVIFRQSNIVWVVFTAGVTFVKEVEGERSEQQSPDAPNDIQTILASIKKSLLYILKLSNLGHLILVLWPYGIVAFVFMAFLVVNKGIVLGDKSNHEPCLNVPQLFYFMIFTAVFALPYVLSPYSAIRFLKACLRRPFTNLALTCLGLLAVHYLTYVHIYVLSDNRHYVSSIWRLYQRHDLIKYAIVPIVVYMNWCMQDSLSRHSSLWKLVYFICVAVVTVPQRLLELRYFIVPYLMFRIHMPLQSYWKICLELLLGAVVNSVTLYLYMERPFFWEGTPGLQRYMW; encoded by the exons atggcggcgcccatgaaTGTTGTTCTGGCTGTTGTCCTCTCGATGTTTCTAGCTTTTACTTCGGTTTTGTTCTACCATGTCAACAAAGTACAGCCACAACCCTACATGGATGAGATCTTTCATGTGCCACAAGCCAAAAAATACTGCAATGGCTCATTCAATGAG TGGGACCCAATGATCACTACCCTGCCTGGTCTGTACCTAGCTTCAGTTGGTCTTCTGAGACCGATAACAGAATTGATGCTTGTAGACATGTCAGAGGTGTGTACAACCACTGTACTACGATCTACAAACGTACTCTTTGCCGTGGGTAACCTCTACATGTTATACGCTCTGATCGTCAGACTCCACAAACATGACAAG GCATCTCAAACCTACAAGCCGCTACTGACAGCAGCCTCCCTCGCTCATCTGCCCGTCCTTTATTTCTTCTCCTTCCTCTACTACACCGATCCCGGATCCACCTTCTTCATCCTCATCATGTATCTCTTCAGTCTCCACGGCAACCATCTGATGGCTGGCATCATGGGAGTCCTCTGCGTCATCTTCCGCCAGTCCAACATCGTCTGGGTCGTCTTCACGGCGGGCGTGACGTTCGTGAAAGAGGTGGAGGGTGAGAGGAGTGAGCAGCAGAGTCCCGATGCTCCCAACGACATTCAGACAATCCTCGCATCTATCAAGAAATCCCTTTTGTACATCCTGAAGTTATCCAATCTGGGTCATTTGATACTCGTCCTCTGGCCCTACGGCATCGTTGCCTTTGTGTTTATGGCTTTCCTGGTCGTCAACAAAGGGATCGTGCTCGGAGACAAGAGTAATCATGAGCCCTGTTTAAACGTCCCTCAACTGTTCTACTTCATGATCTTCACTGCCGTCTTCGCCTTGCCCTACGTCCTCTCTCCATACAGTGCAATCAGGTTCCTGAAGGCATGTCTGAGACGCCCCTTCACAAACCTCGCCCTGACTTGCCTTGGACTGTTAGCCGTGCACTACCTGACGTACGTCCACATCTACGTCCTGTCAGACAACAGACACTACGTCTCCAGTATCTGGCGTCTGTACCAACGCCACGACCTCATCAAATATGCCATTGTCCCAATCGTCGTCTACATGAACTGGTGCATGCAGGACAGCCTCTCCAGACACAGCAGCTTATGGAAGCTTGTGTACTTTATCTGTGTAGCTGTGGTCACAGTGCCCCAGCGGCTGTTAGAGTTACGCTACTTCATCGTTCCTTATCTGATGTTCAGGATTCACATGCCGTTACAGTCCTACTGGAAGATCTGTCTTGAGTTATTGCTAGGTGCTGTAGTAAACAGTGTCACATTGTATTTGTATATGGAACGGCCATTTTTCTGGGAGGGAACCCCGGGCTTGCAGAGATACATGTGGTAA